A single window of Vibrio gazogenes DNA harbors:
- the gspE gene encoding type II secretion system ATPase GspE: protein MQRLPFSFANRYKLVFDASHEDETPYLYYVEPVSITALVEARRVLQKSFELVAIPEAEFDARLTKVYQRDTSETRQLMEDLGADNDDFFALAEELPNNQDLLDSDDDAPIIKLINAMLSEAIKEEASDIHIETFETSLSIRFRVDGMLREVLSPSRKLAPLLVSRVKVMAKLDIAEKRVPQDGRISLRIGGRAVDVRVSTMPSSHGERVVMRILDKNATQMDLYSLGMTEAIFVRFRELLQRPHGILLVTGPTGSGKSTTLYAGLQELDRNEKNILTVEDPIEFDIDGIGQTQVNPKVDMTFARGLRAILRQDPDVVMVGEIRDLETAQIAVQASLTGHLVLSTLHTNTAIGAVTRLRDMGIESFLVSSSLVGVLAQRLVRTLCPDCKQPFEADKEQRELFDMPEDEPLTLYAPKGCEKCHYKGYRGRTGIHELLVIDEKVKSLIHTEAGEQAVEQQVRESCPSIRMDGLSKVQAGITTLEEVLRVTEEV from the coding sequence GTGCAGCGTTTACCTTTTAGTTTCGCAAACCGGTATAAGCTCGTATTTGACGCCTCACATGAAGATGAGACACCCTATCTCTATTATGTGGAGCCGGTATCTATTACGGCTTTGGTTGAGGCCAGACGGGTGTTGCAAAAATCTTTTGAGCTGGTGGCAATTCCTGAAGCCGAGTTCGATGCACGGCTGACGAAAGTCTATCAACGTGATACATCCGAAACTCGCCAGTTGATGGAAGATCTCGGTGCTGATAACGATGACTTCTTTGCCCTCGCAGAGGAACTGCCGAATAATCAGGATTTGTTGGACTCCGATGATGATGCACCGATTATCAAGCTGATTAATGCCATGTTGAGTGAAGCTATCAAAGAAGAAGCTTCCGATATCCATATTGAAACCTTTGAAACATCTTTATCGATCCGTTTTCGGGTCGATGGCATGCTTCGTGAAGTTTTATCACCCAGCCGTAAACTCGCACCTTTATTGGTCTCGCGCGTGAAGGTCATGGCAAAGCTGGATATTGCTGAAAAACGGGTACCTCAAGATGGACGTATTTCGCTGAGAATCGGTGGACGGGCCGTTGATGTGCGTGTTTCTACCATGCCCTCTTCTCATGGCGAGCGGGTCGTTATGCGTATTTTGGATAAAAATGCGACTCAAATGGATCTCTACAGTCTGGGTATGACTGAAGCCATTTTCGTTCGGTTCAGAGAACTGCTGCAGCGACCACATGGCATTTTACTGGTGACAGGACCAACCGGTTCGGGTAAATCGACGACGCTTTATGCCGGCTTACAAGAATTGGATCGGAATGAGAAGAATATTCTGACGGTTGAAGACCCGATTGAATTTGATATTGACGGTATCGGTCAAACACAGGTGAATCCAAAAGTCGATATGACTTTTGCCCGAGGGTTGAGAGCGATTCTGCGTCAGGATCCCGATGTCGTGATGGTCGGCGAAATCCGGGATTTGGAAACGGCACAAATTGCGGTACAAGCCTCCCTTACCGGGCACTTGGTTCTTTCGACATTGCATACGAATACCGCGATTGGCGCGGTTACCCGTTTGAGAGATATGGGGATTGAATCTTTTCTGGTGTCATCATCTCTTGTTGGCGTTCTGGCTCAACGCTTGGTTCGGACGTTATGTCCTGATTGTAAGCAGCCATTTGAAGCCGATAAAGAACAGCGCGAACTATTCGACATGCCAGAGGATGAACCTCTGACACTTTATGCACCCAAAGGGTGTGAGAAATGTCATTACAAAGGTTACCGGGGACGAACAGGGATTCATGAGTTATTAGTGATTGATGAGAAAGTCAAATCACTGATCCATACCGAAGCGGGTGAGCAGGCCGTTGAACAGCAAGTTCGCGAGTCATGCCCGAGCATTCGTATGGATGGACTGAGTAAGGTCCAAGCGGGGATCACGACACTTGAAGAAGTGTTGCGGGTCACTGAGGAGGTCTGA
- the gspC gene encoding type II secretion system protein GspC, whose product MPHVDTLKNSVPALFMSLLRSFIHYQSLFSTIISAGIWLVAVWIFGQLIWAPFETMQVPSWTPPSSNEARGSTNSFDSAFVKEKQLFGQFQQQNDKSVVQEHVVNAPKTKLNLKLVGVVVSDNNTEDLAIIDYQGVQATYGLNERIEGTRVTLESVLNDRVIIRNAGRSETLMLKDVEYSRLGRVNSQPHSMLNAPSPDDFVNYDTGEVSTQKERLTEIKHEIAENPQTLFQYVRLSQMKRDNDILGYRLSPGRSPELFQSVGLQNGDIAVALNDVDLRKESAMSDIASVLSDLSNVKITVERDGQTHDIYIQF is encoded by the coding sequence TTGCCACACGTTGACACACTAAAGAACTCAGTACCTGCGTTATTCATGTCTTTATTGCGTTCTTTCATTCACTATCAATCACTGTTCAGCACCATTATTTCAGCAGGAATATGGTTGGTTGCTGTTTGGATATTCGGTCAGCTGATCTGGGCACCATTTGAGACGATGCAGGTTCCGTCATGGACACCCCCTTCTTCAAATGAAGCGCGAGGTTCAACCAATAGCTTTGACAGCGCATTTGTAAAAGAAAAGCAACTTTTTGGCCAATTCCAACAGCAGAACGATAAGTCAGTTGTTCAAGAGCATGTCGTTAATGCTCCGAAAACCAAATTAAATCTGAAGCTTGTTGGTGTTGTTGTGAGTGATAACAACACAGAAGACCTTGCCATTATTGATTATCAAGGTGTTCAGGCAACTTATGGACTGAATGAACGCATTGAAGGCACGCGAGTGACACTGGAGTCTGTGCTGAATGATCGAGTGATCATCCGTAATGCAGGAAGAAGCGAAACGCTCATGTTGAAAGATGTCGAATACAGTCGTTTGGGGAGGGTGAATTCCCAGCCTCATTCCATGCTGAACGCCCCATCTCCAGATGACTTTGTCAATTATGATACCGGGGAAGTCAGTACCCAGAAGGAGCGACTGACTGAAATCAAACATGAAATTGCGGAGAATCCGCAGACTCTGTTTCAGTATGTTCGTTTATCTCAAATGAAACGTGATAATGATATTCTCGGTTATCGTTTGAGTCCCGGACGTTCACCGGAGTTATTTCAATCTGTCGGATTACAGAATGGTGATATTGCCGTTGCATTGAACGATGTCGATTTAAGAAAGGAAAGTGCAATGTCAGATATTGCCTCCGTTTTATCAGATCTTTCGAATGTAAAAATTACAGTAGAGAGAGATGGACAGACTCATGATATATATATTCAATTTTAA
- the gspD gene encoding type II secretion system secretin GspD, with amino-acid sequence MKYWLKKSAWLLLGSMMLSPAALANEYSVNFKGTDIQEFINIVGRNLHKTIIVDPSVRGKIDVRSYDTLSDDQYYGFFLNVLEVYGFAVVEMDNGVLKVIKSKDAKTSAIPVLDSSGNTNADSVITRVVSVHNVSVKELSPLLRQLVNNAGSGNVVHYEPANIILLTGRAAVVDRLAQIIDRVDQAGNTDIDVVTLNNASAPEIVRIVSALDTSKETRSLPQILQPQVVADDRTNSILISGDPKVRKRIVRLIKRLDIEMATKSNHRVVYLKYAKAEDLVDVLKGVSDNIQSEKQGEQKSAPSSRADVTIAAHKDTNSLILSAPQDIMKPLLDVISQLDIRRAQVLIEALIVEMSEGEGINLGVQWGSIESGSEIQFGNSGASIGKVMVGLEEAKDQVSTEYYTDNNGNRRPYTTTESGDYKSLSDALSGVEGAAVSIVMGDWTSLISAVSKDSSSNILSSPSITVMDNGEASFVVGEEVPVLTGATSSSGNDNPFQTVDRKEVGIKLKVVPQINEGDSVLLNIEQEVSNVLAADGAVDVRFAKRQLNTSVMVKDGQMLVLGGMIDERTQESDSKVPILGDIPLLGYLFRSTSTKVEKRNLMVFIKPTIIRDGMTADGVTQRKYNFIRAEQLVKAEKGLKLMRDKKTPVIPAFNLQNHYPEELQAFIEQIPKDQDQE; translated from the coding sequence GTGAAGTATTGGCTAAAAAAGAGCGCGTGGTTGTTATTAGGAAGTATGATGCTTTCTCCGGCAGCTTTGGCGAACGAGTATAGTGTTAATTTTAAAGGCACTGATATTCAGGAATTTATTAACATTGTCGGTCGTAACTTACATAAAACAATTATTGTTGATCCTTCTGTGCGAGGGAAAATTGATGTACGGAGTTATGACACGCTCAGTGATGACCAATACTACGGTTTCTTTCTGAATGTTTTGGAAGTCTATGGGTTTGCCGTGGTTGAAATGGACAACGGTGTTCTGAAAGTTATTAAATCCAAAGATGCAAAAACCTCAGCAATTCCTGTATTGGACTCTTCCGGCAACACAAATGCTGACAGTGTTATTACCCGGGTTGTCTCTGTTCACAATGTTTCCGTTAAAGAATTATCTCCATTGTTGCGTCAGTTAGTGAACAATGCGGGCTCCGGTAATGTGGTTCATTATGAACCTGCGAATATTATTTTATTGACCGGACGTGCCGCAGTCGTTGACCGTTTGGCTCAGATTATTGATCGCGTTGACCAAGCAGGAAACACGGATATTGATGTCGTGACACTGAATAATGCTTCGGCACCGGAAATTGTACGGATTGTCAGTGCTCTTGATACCAGTAAAGAGACGAGAAGCCTGCCGCAAATTCTCCAGCCACAAGTCGTTGCAGATGATCGGACGAATTCCATTTTGATCTCGGGTGATCCGAAAGTCAGAAAACGGATCGTTCGCTTAATTAAACGACTTGATATTGAAATGGCGACCAAAAGTAACCACCGGGTTGTTTATCTGAAGTATGCCAAAGCTGAAGATTTAGTCGATGTGTTGAAAGGCGTCTCTGATAATATTCAGTCGGAAAAGCAAGGTGAGCAAAAGTCTGCGCCTTCGAGTCGGGCTGATGTCACGATTGCCGCACACAAGGATACCAACTCTCTGATTCTCAGTGCCCCACAAGATATTATGAAACCGCTACTGGATGTGATTAGCCAGTTGGATATTCGTCGGGCTCAGGTTCTGATTGAAGCCCTGATTGTCGAAATGTCTGAAGGTGAAGGGATTAACCTCGGGGTGCAATGGGGCTCGATTGAAAGTGGCTCGGAAATCCAGTTTGGGAATAGTGGTGCTTCTATCGGTAAGGTTATGGTTGGTCTGGAAGAAGCGAAAGATCAGGTCAGTACTGAATACTACACCGATAATAATGGTAACCGACGGCCTTATACTACGACAGAATCAGGCGACTATAAGTCGTTGTCTGATGCACTGAGTGGTGTCGAAGGTGCTGCGGTTAGTATCGTGATGGGTGATTGGACATCGCTGATCAGTGCGGTTTCCAAAGACTCCAGTTCAAATATTCTGTCATCACCGAGTATTACCGTCATGGACAATGGTGAAGCCTCATTTGTGGTCGGTGAAGAAGTCCCGGTTCTGACTGGTGCGACGTCAAGTTCAGGGAATGATAATCCTTTCCAAACCGTGGATCGTAAAGAAGTTGGGATCAAATTAAAGGTCGTTCCACAAATCAATGAAGGGGATTCGGTGCTGCTCAATATCGAGCAGGAAGTCTCGAATGTTCTGGCCGCTGACGGGGCTGTCGATGTCCGTTTTGCCAAACGACAATTGAATACCTCAGTCATGGTTAAAGATGGGCAGATGCTGGTCTTGGGAGGCATGATCGACGAACGTACTCAGGAAAGCGACTCCAAAGTTCCGATTCTCGGAGACATCCCTCTGCTGGGTTACTTGTTCCGTTCAACCAGTACCAAAGTTGAGAAACGAAATCTAATGGTCTTTATCAAGCCGACGATTATTCGTGATGGCATGACCGCTGATGGCGTGACTCAGCGAAAGTATAACTTTATCCGTGCTGAGCAGCTTGTGAAAGCCGAGAAAGGTCTGAAATTGATGCGTGACAAGAAAACGCCAGTGATACCCGCATTTAATTTACAGAATCATTATCCGGAAGAATTACAGGCATTTATCGAGCAGATTCCGAAGGATCAAGATCAGGAGTAG
- a CDS encoding bifunctional GNAT family N-acetyltransferase/hotdog fold thioesterase, which produces MFKIVSPQTENQLSKYYLFRWQMLREPWHLPLGSERDEYDPMSHHRMIVDSRGRPMAVGRLYITPDCEGQIRYMAVKANRRSRGMGSLLLVTLESLARQEGAKRLVCNAREDAIAFYEKNGFERRGELSDERGPVRHQQMVKTLDPMANVQRKPQWCSELQERWENQIPISEKMGIKINQYTGYQFECYAPMNPNINPHNTMFAGSAFTLATLTGWGMAWLLMRERSLYGDIVMVDSRIRYRLPICDNPIAVTSLDDISGDLDRLESGRKARIIVNVTVRSGDKPAVQFVGTYMLIPNYKSLIGR; this is translated from the coding sequence ATGTTTAAGATTGTTAGCCCTCAGACGGAGAACCAGCTGAGTAAATACTATTTATTTCGCTGGCAAATGCTACGTGAACCATGGCATTTGCCGTTGGGATCAGAACGGGATGAATATGATCCAATGAGTCATCATCGGATGATTGTTGATAGTCGGGGACGTCCTATGGCGGTCGGCCGATTGTACATTACCCCAGACTGTGAAGGACAGATTCGTTATATGGCGGTGAAAGCGAATCGCCGGAGCCGTGGCATGGGGTCACTACTCTTGGTGACATTAGAATCACTTGCCCGTCAGGAAGGTGCGAAACGTCTGGTATGTAATGCCAGAGAAGATGCCATTGCTTTTTATGAGAAAAATGGATTTGAGCGTCGTGGTGAACTGAGTGATGAACGCGGGCCTGTCCGGCATCAGCAGATGGTGAAAACTCTTGATCCGATGGCAAATGTTCAGCGTAAACCACAGTGGTGTTCCGAGTTGCAGGAACGTTGGGAAAACCAGATCCCGATTAGTGAAAAAATGGGGATTAAGATTAATCAGTACACTGGTTATCAGTTCGAGTGTTACGCGCCGATGAATCCCAACATCAATCCGCATAACACGATGTTTGCTGGTTCCGCTTTCACCTTGGCGACATTGACTGGGTGGGGGATGGCATGGTTACTCATGCGAGAACGCAGCCTTTATGGGGACATCGTGATGGTCGATAGTCGTATTCGGTATCGGCTACCCATTTGTGATAACCCGATCGCAGTGACCTCATTAGATGATATTAGTGGTGATCTGGATCGTCTTGAGTCTGGACGTAAAGCTCGGATCATCGTCAATGTGACTGTCAGAAGTGGGGATAAACCTGCAGTTCAGTTTGTCGGAACATACATGTTGATCCCGAATTATAAGTCTTTAATTGGCCGATGA
- the hslR gene encoding ribosome-associated heat shock protein Hsp15, translating into MSSSEEPIRLDKWLWAARFYKTRSIARNMVDGGKVHYNGQRSKPSKIVEVGATVTLRQGQEEKVVIIDKISGQRRGAPEAQTLYTETAASIQKREANAMQRKLNAHNPSPDKRPDKKQRRDIIKFKHQ; encoded by the coding sequence ATGAGTTCTAGTGAAGAACCGATACGGCTAGATAAATGGCTCTGGGCTGCGCGATTTTATAAAACCCGTTCGATTGCCAGAAATATGGTTGACGGTGGCAAAGTCCACTATAATGGGCAACGATCTAAACCAAGTAAAATCGTAGAAGTCGGAGCAACTGTCACGCTTAGACAAGGGCAAGAAGAAAAAGTTGTCATTATTGACAAAATATCGGGACAACGCAGAGGTGCTCCCGAAGCTCAAACCTTGTATACAGAGACAGCGGCAAGCATTCAAAAACGTGAAGCAAATGCAATGCAACGCAAATTGAATGCGCATAACCCGAGTCCGGATAAGCGTCCCGATAAAAAGCAACGACGCGATATCATCAAATTTAAACATCAATAA
- the dtd gene encoding D-aminoacyl-tRNA deacylase — MIALIQRVSEASVTVDGSVVGNIGQGLLVLLGVEKDDDEAKAKRLVERVTTYRVFEDEQGKMNLNVQQIGGKVLVVSQFTLPADTKKGTRAGFSRGAAPADAERLYDYFAEQCASILPTERGRFAADMKVALVNDGPVTFWLQV; from the coding sequence GTGATCGCACTGATTCAGAGAGTAAGTGAAGCATCCGTCACTGTGGATGGCTCGGTTGTAGGAAATATTGGACAAGGATTGCTGGTATTGTTAGGGGTAGAAAAAGATGATGATGAGGCTAAGGCTAAACGTCTGGTTGAACGGGTGACGACCTACCGGGTATTTGAAGATGAACAGGGGAAGATGAATCTCAATGTTCAACAAATCGGAGGCAAAGTTTTAGTGGTTTCACAGTTTACATTACCGGCAGATACGAAAAAGGGAACACGCGCTGGATTTTCTCGTGGTGCGGCACCAGCAGATGCTGAGCGTTTGTACGATTATTTCGCTGAGCAATGTGCAAGCATTCTTCCTACGGAGAGAGGACGCTTTGCTGCGGATATGAAAGTGGCGTTGGTCAATGATGGACCCGTGACCTTCTGGTTACAGGTTTAA
- the pckA gene encoding phosphoenolpyruvate carboxykinase (ATP), translating into MTVMEQIKAANMDLTSYGITDVTEVIHNPSYEQLFDEETAPHLEGYEKGIVTELGAVAVDTGIFTGRSPKDKYIVKDDTTKDNFWWTSDTVKNDNKPITQAVWDDLKQLVTKQLSGKRLFVVDGYCGANPDTRLCVRFITEVAWQAHFVKNMFIRPSDEELATFEPSFVVMNGAKCTNPDWQAHGLNSENFTVFNLTEKMQLIGGTWYGGEMKKGIFAMMNYFLPLKGIAAMHCSANMGKDGDVAVFFGLSGTGKTTLSTDPKRALIGDDEHGWDDDGVFNFEGGCYAKTIKLSKEAEPDIYHAIRRDALLENVTVRDDGTVDFDDGSKTENTRVSYPIYHIDNIVKPVSKGGHASKVIFLSADAFGVLPPVSKLTPEQTKYHFLSGFTAKLAGTERGITEPTPTFSACFGAAFLTLHPTKYAEVLVKRMEAAGAEAYLVNTGWNGTGKRISIQDTRAIIDAILDGSIENAPTKTVPIFNLEVPTSLPNVNAEILDPRDTYVDALQWESKAKDLASRFVKNFDKYTDNDEGKALISAGPQIDA; encoded by the coding sequence ATGACCGTAATGGAACAAATAAAGGCTGCAAACATGGATCTAACCTCTTATGGCATCACCGATGTCACCGAAGTGATTCATAACCCAAGTTATGAGCAGTTATTCGACGAAGAAACAGCACCTCACTTAGAGGGTTATGAGAAAGGCATCGTAACCGAACTAGGCGCCGTTGCTGTTGACACCGGTATTTTTACCGGTCGTTCTCCGAAAGATAAGTACATTGTCAAAGATGACACCACTAAAGATAATTTTTGGTGGACATCTGACACAGTAAAAAATGATAACAAACCCATCACTCAGGCAGTATGGGACGATCTGAAACAACTCGTCACCAAACAGCTTTCAGGGAAACGATTGTTTGTGGTCGATGGTTACTGTGGAGCCAACCCAGACACTCGTCTTTGTGTCCGTTTTATCACGGAAGTTGCTTGGCAGGCGCACTTTGTGAAAAACATGTTCATCCGTCCCAGTGATGAAGAGCTGGCCACATTCGAACCCAGTTTTGTGGTGATGAATGGCGCTAAATGTACCAATCCAGACTGGCAAGCGCATGGCCTGAACTCAGAAAACTTTACTGTCTTTAATCTGACAGAAAAAATGCAGCTGATTGGCGGAACCTGGTACGGTGGCGAAATGAAGAAAGGTATTTTCGCCATGATGAATTACTTCTTACCGCTCAAAGGCATTGCAGCAATGCATTGCTCTGCCAATATGGGTAAAGATGGTGATGTCGCCGTTTTCTTCGGTCTATCCGGTACAGGGAAAACAACATTATCGACGGATCCTAAACGAGCGCTCATCGGTGATGACGAACATGGTTGGGATGATGATGGTGTCTTCAACTTTGAAGGCGGATGCTATGCCAAAACTATCAAACTCTCCAAAGAAGCAGAACCTGACATTTACCATGCAATCCGCAGAGATGCATTGCTTGAAAATGTTACCGTCCGTGATGATGGTACGGTTGATTTCGATGATGGCTCCAAAACCGAAAACACCCGTGTTTCATATCCGATTTATCACATTGATAATATCGTTAAACCTGTCTCAAAAGGCGGTCATGCAAGCAAAGTGATCTTCCTCTCTGCTGATGCATTCGGTGTTCTGCCTCCGGTTTCTAAACTAACCCCTGAGCAGACCAAGTATCATTTCCTCTCTGGTTTTACCGCAAAATTAGCCGGCACAGAACGAGGTATCACGGAACCAACACCGACATTCTCCGCTTGTTTCGGTGCGGCATTCCTGACATTGCATCCGACCAAGTATGCGGAAGTGCTCGTCAAGCGTATGGAAGCAGCTGGTGCTGAAGCATACCTTGTCAATACTGGCTGGAATGGCACAGGAAAACGGATTTCAATCCAAGATACTCGGGCAATTATTGATGCTATCCTTGATGGTTCGATTGAGAATGCACCGACCAAAACTGTCCCAATCTTTAACCTTGAAGTGCCAACGTCATTACCGAACGTGAATGCTGAAATTCTCGATCCTCGGGATACATATGTCGATGCGCTGCAATGGGAAAGCAAAGCGAAAGACCTTGCCTCTCGTTTCGTGAAAAACTTTGATAAGTACACCGATAACGATGAAGGTAAAGCGCTTATTTCTGCCGGACCACAAATCGACGCATAA
- a CDS encoding AsmA family protein has translation MKTGIIRVFLIFLLLTLIGITAGIVIVQSRYITPVAQWTIQKIGFPEFHAQKISYQYPFHLKFEHVTLSQQLTPIQTVNIWLNPHQSTLKQLAFDSVLIDGITFDNEQASLPAPLETVKINQLAIRNLSMTTTDDLMVHGLNIQIQNPTWHGTNTYLPYGNIQLYASQVTWQGETLTDLLITGRHQAQYSQIDSLTATWRGASLSLQGKTNGQGWSIENLTTDKLNLSLSQFQQLSYKFRDLIEQHIVQIDRLDLLNSQFNMPHIQLNHFDLSLTDFHPTASEALWKQTHAVLSLDAESLVLDEMMWVEPSINLILTPGQLDIDDFSSTLMDGQIHVSGAITPETVTIRDLQLQSMKMFIESDTEPDFTWLASLMPSLKQVNVEQLKIRNSQIIQLAHRPYWQLSGINTDIDQAQLLDAQRWGLWQGTARMSVNNLSYGQFVVSQGVVEMHSQENRWILDRLFLPFSKGYLAAKGQWQYGLKGAPWQFSIDADSLPLNLFKHLPLQMKGLVDLSGSAQGLSGDSVIINHTLSGLLNLDVRNGQLQLPDNHTQPKDFMLNTMEITGDRGKITVPEIHLKSNDLNATISGRWDLTQSDKGSLTLSVTTGEKQIHYNLLKPSQTEPPASQTEAGTIQVTSDSSAN, from the coding sequence ATGAAAACAGGTATTATCCGGGTATTCCTTATATTTCTTCTGCTCACCCTGATAGGGATCACCGCTGGCATCGTCATTGTCCAGTCTCGCTATATCACACCTGTTGCCCAATGGACGATTCAAAAAATAGGCTTCCCTGAGTTCCATGCCCAGAAAATCAGCTACCAATATCCATTCCATCTAAAATTTGAACACGTCACTCTGTCTCAACAACTGACACCGATCCAGACCGTGAATATTTGGCTTAATCCTCATCAAAGCACTCTCAAGCAGCTTGCATTCGATAGTGTGCTCATTGATGGGATCACCTTCGATAATGAGCAAGCATCTCTTCCAGCACCATTAGAAACGGTCAAAATCAACCAACTTGCTATTCGCAACCTTTCTATGACAACCACAGACGATCTAATGGTTCACGGGCTCAATATACAAATTCAAAACCCGACTTGGCATGGAACGAACACTTATCTGCCTTATGGTAACATTCAACTCTACGCATCTCAGGTCACGTGGCAAGGAGAAACTCTCACTGATCTGCTCATCACTGGTCGCCATCAAGCACAATATAGTCAGATTGATAGTCTGACCGCAACGTGGCGTGGCGCTTCACTTTCCTTGCAAGGAAAAACCAACGGACAAGGCTGGTCAATAGAAAACCTAACTACAGACAAATTAAATTTGTCTCTGTCTCAGTTTCAGCAATTGTCTTATAAATTCAGAGATCTGATAGAACAACACATCGTGCAGATTGATCGACTTGATCTGTTAAACAGCCAGTTCAATATGCCACATATTCAACTTAATCATTTCGATTTATCACTCACTGATTTTCATCCGACCGCATCTGAAGCACTTTGGAAACAGACTCATGCAGTACTGTCATTAGATGCAGAAAGTCTTGTCCTTGATGAAATGATGTGGGTAGAGCCCAGTATCAACCTCATCCTGACGCCCGGTCAGTTAGATATCGATGACTTTAGCTCTACCCTCATGGACGGTCAAATCCATGTCTCCGGCGCTATCACACCGGAGACGGTAACCATCCGGGATTTACAGCTACAAAGCATGAAAATGTTTATCGAGTCAGACACTGAGCCTGACTTCACTTGGCTTGCGTCACTCATGCCATCACTCAAACAAGTGAACGTGGAACAGCTAAAAATTCGGAATAGCCAGATTATTCAACTCGCCCATCGACCTTATTGGCAATTATCTGGGATCAATACAGATATCGATCAGGCACAACTGCTCGATGCTCAACGGTGGGGGTTATGGCAGGGTACGGCAAGAATGTCCGTCAATAACCTTAGTTATGGGCAGTTCGTGGTATCTCAGGGCGTCGTCGAAATGCACAGTCAAGAGAATCGCTGGATACTGGATCGACTATTTCTTCCATTCTCCAAAGGGTATCTGGCCGCCAAAGGACAGTGGCAATATGGATTGAAAGGCGCTCCATGGCAGTTTTCAATTGATGCGGATAGCCTTCCCCTGAATCTGTTCAAGCACCTGCCACTCCAGATGAAAGGACTGGTTGACCTGTCCGGTTCAGCTCAGGGACTTTCCGGAGATTCTGTAATTATCAATCACACGTTAAGTGGCTTATTGAATCTGGATGTCAGAAATGGCCAACTCCAGCTCCCAGATAACCATACTCAGCCAAAAGACTTCATGCTGAACACCATGGAAATCACCGGAGATCGGGGAAAAATCACTGTCCCTGAAATTCATCTCAAATCCAACGATCTCAACGCGACCATCAGTGGTCGCTGGGATCTGACTCAGTCAGATAAAGGCTCGTTAACTCTCTCGGTAACAACAGGGGAAAAACAAATCCATTACAATTTACTGAAACCATCACAAACTGAGCCACCAGCCTCTCAGACCGAAGCGGGCACCATACAAGTCACATCGGATTCATCGGCCAATTAA
- the hslO gene encoding Hsp33 family molecular chaperone HslO: MASNMLNRYLFDELSVRGELVQLDDVYQQVVSSQEYPAPIQALLGELLVAASLLTATLKFEGSITLQIQGNGPVSLVVLNGDHEQNVRGVARWKGDIPEDATLHQLMGDGHLVITIDPEKGERYQGIVALDGDCLASVLETYFEQSEQLKTRLWIKTGQSEEKLCAAGMLLQIMPDGTGSPDDFEHLEQLTNTVTDEELFSLEANELLYRLYNQETVRLFEPQPITFHCGCSRQRCGAAIITLPEDEVQEMLAENPTISLHCEYCGTDYQFDENDIKELRYSSLAQNKTIH, translated from the coding sequence ATGGCAAGCAATATGTTAAATCGCTACCTGTTTGACGAGTTATCAGTACGTGGCGAACTGGTACAACTGGATGACGTCTATCAACAAGTCGTGTCCAGTCAGGAATATCCGGCACCAATCCAAGCGCTGCTGGGAGAGTTACTCGTTGCAGCCTCTCTTTTAACCGCGACCCTCAAGTTTGAGGGCTCAATTACTTTGCAGATTCAGGGAAATGGGCCTGTATCTCTGGTAGTCCTCAATGGTGATCATGAGCAGAATGTCCGTGGCGTAGCTCGTTGGAAAGGCGACATCCCTGAGGATGCGACCCTACATCAATTAATGGGAGATGGACACTTAGTGATTACCATCGACCCAGAAAAGGGTGAACGGTATCAAGGAATTGTTGCTTTAGACGGTGATTGTTTGGCAAGTGTTCTAGAGACTTATTTCGAACAGTCGGAGCAGTTGAAAACCCGGTTATGGATTAAAACAGGGCAATCAGAAGAGAAGCTCTGTGCAGCAGGCATGCTCCTACAAATTATGCCGGACGGTACCGGCTCTCCAGACGATTTTGAACATCTTGAACAGTTAACAAACACGGTTACGGATGAAGAATTGTTCTCTTTGGAAGCAAATGAGTTGCTCTACCGCCTATACAATCAGGAAACCGTGCGGCTATTTGAACCACAGCCAATTACTTTTCACTGCGGTTGCTCTCGCCAACGCTGTGGTGCAGCAATCATTACCCTTCCTGAGGATGAAGTACAGGAAATGCTCGCTGAAAACCCAACGATTTCTCTTCATTGTGAATACTGTGGCACCGACTATCAATTCGATGAAAATGATATCAAAGAGTTACGCTACAGCTCATTGGCACAAAATAAAACCATTCATTAA